Proteins from a single region of Terriglobus sp. TAA 43:
- a CDS encoding DUF1772 domain-containing protein, producing the protein MHLFNVTTLFVVLTLVGVEFSVSAFTNPAASQLEPESQLKLLSRSALMLGKVMPVWYMASTVLLGIETWLYWHTPGRAILLAADTVWVLTSVASIVFLVPLARRVAEGDADWQRLNRVWDGRHRVRIAAVAFAAVLLAYVVVR; encoded by the coding sequence ATGCACTTGTTCAACGTGACGACCCTCTTCGTCGTTCTTACCCTGGTCGGCGTCGAGTTTTCTGTGTCTGCATTCACGAACCCTGCGGCGTCGCAGCTGGAACCTGAATCGCAATTGAAGCTGCTGAGCCGTTCTGCTCTGATGTTGGGAAAGGTGATGCCCGTCTGGTACATGGCCTCTACCGTGTTGCTGGGGATTGAGACGTGGCTTTATTGGCATACGCCGGGCCGCGCAATCCTGCTTGCTGCGGATACGGTCTGGGTTCTTACTTCGGTGGCATCGATCGTGTTTCTGGTTCCGCTTGCTCGTCGCGTGGCGGAAGGTGATGCCGATTGGCAGCGGTTGAACCGGGTCTGGGATGGGAGACATCGGGTGCGCATTGCCGCCGTGGCCTTTGCGGCTGTTCTGCTCGCGTATGTCGTCGTTCGGTGA